DNA sequence from the Cohnella herbarum genome:
GTTCTACGGTTTGGAGAACAGCGGCGGCAATACAAGAAGCACCACCGACGTTTTCGCGACATCGTTCGTTTTGTCGTATACAGCTATCGATTATATTGGCGTTGGGCCTCACATTCTACTCCACGAAGATATTTGAACACACAACCGGAAAAGCGATTTTACAAAAGCTCTCCAGATACCATTCAAAGAATCCCGATTATTTATGGTTCAAGTATAGATTGGAAGGTAGTATGTTTCATTGTACTTGTCCGGCACCTGCGCTTGCTTTGGTTACACGCCAGCCAACGGACTGCTTTGTTCGTGTTTCTCTTGCAGGTCACGTTGATTCACTTGGACGTATTTCCTGACCATACTGAAATCATGGTGGCCGAGTATCTTTTGCAGCGTGAAAGGGTCGCCGCCATTAAGGACGTACAGCGTTGCGAACGTGTGCCGGAACGTGTGCGGAGAAACTCGAACGCCAGTTATTCCAGCTTTGTCGCCGTGGAGACGGATACGCTCATAGGCTTGGTTGTACGTCAGGGGCTTGCCGTAGTTGAGCAGAAACACGGTGGAAGGGCAGCGGGTGGCAAACTGCTTTCGGTTCTCTTGGATGAGTGCGGCGAGAAGTTCCGCAGTACGTTTGCGTACAGGTACAACCCTTGACGTGCCGTTCTTGGCAACGGTGGCGCGGACAGTGATTGTTCTATTGGCAACGTCTAGGTCATCCGCAGTGAGGTTCAGCGCTTCGTTGATCCGCAATCCGGTGTCGAAAAGCAAGGTGAGCAGCACGTAGTCACGGAAGCCGGTATACTCCCGCTGGTTTGGCGCTGCTAGCAGTTGGAGGACTTGCTCTTTCTCGAATGCACCAAGCGTGTCCTCTTTTACCTTTTGCAGTTTGACACGGGAAGCAAGGTCAGTTTGCAGGTAGCCTTCGTCGTGGAGAAACCGAAGGAAGCACTTGAGCGTCCGGGTACGGATGTTCACGGTTGCGGGGGACAAACCTTGGGCTGTGTTGTGGTCTTGCAACGTCGGGTGTCCGTCGTATAGAGCCTGTTCGGTCAGCATGTGCCCGACGTACTGGCGAAAGTGGTCAGCGGTCAGTTCTTCCAGTTTGAGTGTCGGGTGGTGTTTAGTCAGCCAGCGTTGCAGGTAACGGTAGTGGCTTTTGTGGTCGTTCAGCGTCCGGGGCTTCAACCCTTCGATTTTCTTGGCGCGAAAAAATATATCAAAGTAATAATCAATCGGATGATGTAGGGTGATCTTAGAAGAAGCTAGCCGTTCACGAGTTGCTGTTGGCATATAATTATCTCCTTTCGCGAAAAATACCGCCAAGGTTGGCGGCAATCGGGCTATTTTGATTTTAAAAGGTTTAGTTTTATTTCAACAAGATGATGGCAAATCACTTGGAGGATGCGTCTTACAATGATGGTTCTTTTTGGCCCT
Encoded proteins:
- a CDS encoding tyrosine-type recombinase/integrase yields the protein MPTATRERLASSKITLHHPIDYYFDIFFRAKKIEGLKPRTLNDHKSHYRYLQRWLTKHHPTLKLEELTADHFRQYVGHMLTEQALYDGHPTLQDHNTAQGLSPATVNIRTRTLKCFLRFLHDEGYLQTDLASRVKLQKVKEDTLGAFEKEQVLQLLAAPNQREYTGFRDYVLLTLLFDTGLRINEALNLTADDLDVANRTITVRATVAKNGTSRVVPVRKRTAELLAALIQENRKQFATRCPSTVFLLNYGKPLTYNQAYERIRLHGDKAGITGVRVSPHTFRHTFATLYVLNGGDPFTLQKILGHHDFSMVRKYVQVNQRDLQEKHEQSSPLAGV